CGCCCAAGCCGACGAGGGCGAGGGCGCCGATGGCGCCCAGGAGACGGCGGGAACGGAAGAACCGGATGGTCGGGGTGTGCGTTCTCTTCGGGATGTTCGTGCGAGTGCTCGTCGGTGTGTCCATGCATTCAGGCTGACCCGGTCGGCGCGCCTCGACCATCCTCCGCGGGTATCGGCGCCTTCCTCCTCGCGAACGACATCCGGACCCTCGGGGCGCGGATGCGACCCACTCGAAATGTGCGGTTCGAGACTTTTCGGTGCGCCGAAATCTTGCTAGGTTTTCGGTATGCCGAAAACGCTCGACGATGAGACGACCACGAACGGACCCGCGCCCGACGGCGCCGCCGACGGGGATCGTGGGCACGCGACATCCGTGCCCCGCGTCGCGTGGCTGATCGGCCCGGCCCTCGTCGCCGGTGTCGCCTACCTCGACCCGGGCAACGTCGCCAGCAACATGACCGCGGGGGCGCAGTACGGCTACCTGCTCGTGTGGGTCGTCGTGCTCGGCAATGTCATGGCGTGGCTCATCCAGTACCTCTCGGCCAAGCTCGGCATCGTCACCGGCCGGAGCCTGCCCGAGGTGCTGGGCGGCACCATCCGCAACCGCTGGGGCCGTCGCGCCTACTGGCTGCAGGCCGAGCTCGTCGCGATGGCGACCGACCTCGCCGAGGTCATCGGCGGCGCCGTCGCGCTCAACCTGCTGTTCGGCGTGCCGCTCGTGTGGGGCGGGCTCATCACCGGCGCCGTCTCGATCGGGCTGCTCGTGCTGCAGTCGCGACGCGGGCCGCGCACCTTCGAGTTCGTCATCATGGGGCTGCTCATCATCATCGCGATCGGCTTCACCGTCGGCGTGTTCGTGGCGCCGCCCGACCCGGCCGGCCTCCTCGGCGGGCTCGTGCCGCGCTTCGCCGACGCGAACTCGGTGCTGCTCGCCGCGTCCATCCTCGGCGCGACGATCATGCCCCACGCGATCTACGCGCACTCCGCGCTCAGCCGCGACCGCTTCGTCACGCGCCGTGCCGCGTCGCTGTCGACCTCCCCATCGGCAGCGACGCCGAAGCCCGCGTGGCACGGCTTCGGCATCAGCCGCAGGTCGGAGGCCCCCGAGCTGCTGCCCGGCACGGCGACCGACGTGCCCACCGGGCTGCTGCTGCGCGCGACCCGATGGGATGTCTCGATCGCCATGGCGATCGCCGGCACCGTGAACCTCTGCATCCTG
The sequence above is a segment of the Agromyces hippuratus genome. Coding sequences within it:
- a CDS encoding Nramp family divalent metal transporter → MPKTLDDETTTNGPAPDGAADGDRGHATSVPRVAWLIGPALVAGVAYLDPGNVASNMTAGAQYGYLLVWVVVLGNVMAWLIQYLSAKLGIVTGRSLPEVLGGTIRNRWGRRAYWLQAELVAMATDLAEVIGGAVALNLLFGVPLVWGGLITGAVSIGLLVLQSRRGPRTFEFVIMGLLIIIAIGFTVGVFVAPPDPAGLLGGLVPRFADANSVLLAASILGATIMPHAIYAHSALSRDRFVTRRAASLSTSPSAATPKPAWHGFGISRRSEAPELLPGTATDVPTGLLLRATRWDVSIAMAIAGTVNLCILLLAAVNLSGVEGTDSLEGAYAALGVALGPVIATLFAVGLLASGLASTSVGAYAGAEIMHGLLHIRVPLIFRRLVTLIPALTILWLGFDPTISLVLSQVVLSFGIPFALIPLVALTAKAGVLGRWRNHWATTAAGIAASVFLITLNGVLLWLVFTGA